The following is a genomic window from Ethanoligenens harbinense YUAN-3.
CGGCCGCCGGCCGTCGATGATATGTGCGCGGTTGACACCCCGCCGCACCGCCTCCACACAGCAGTCGATCTTGGGGATCATGCCGCCCGAGATGATGCCCTGCCGGATAAGATTGGGCACCTCGCTGACGTTTACCACCGGGATGAGGGTGTTTTCGTCGTTTTTGTCGCGCAGCAGGCCGCGGATGTCGGTGAGCAGAATGAGCTTTTCCGCGCCAAGTGCGGCGGCAATGCGGGCGGCGGCGGTATCGGCATTGATGTTGTAGACCTTGCCGTCCCTCCCCGCACCCATGGTGGCCACCACGGGGATATAGCCGTGTTCGAGCGCGTCGTTGATGGGGGTGACGTCCACATTGGTCACCTGGCCCACCTGCCCGAGGTCGGTGCCGTCGGCAAACATCCGCTCCGCCTCGATCATGCCGCCGTCCAGCCCGCAGAGGCCCAGGGCCCGGCCGCCTTTATGCTGGAGACTGAGCACCAAGTCTTTGTTCACCTTGCCGCCCAGCACCATCTGCACGATGTCCATGGTCTCGCGGTCGGTATAGCGCAGGCCGCCGACGAACCGGCTCTCTTTGCCGACTTTCTTCAGCATGTCGGTGATCTCCGGGCCGCCGCCATGCACCAGCACCACCCGGATGCCCACCAGCGAGAGCAGCACCAGATCGGTCATCACCGCATCCTTGAGCTCGCCGCTCACCATGGCGTTGCCGCCGTATTTCACCACGATGGTCTTGTTATTGTATTGTTGGATGTATGGCAGCGCATGCACCAGCACCTGCGCTGTTTCGTTTTCCGAAATTCCCATGGCCGCAAGGCTCCTATTGCTGTTCACGTTCTGTAATCCCCGTTGATCTTCACATAATCATAGGTGAGGTCACAGCCCCACGCAGTGGCCGTCGCCTCCCCCATATGCAGGGCGATGTGGATGACCACTTCGTTGCGCATGAGCACGCTCGAAGCATCGTCCTCGGAAAAGTCGATGCCCGCGCCGCGGCGGCAGACATCTACTTTGCCGGCCACGGAGGAAAAAGAAACATCTACTTTCTTAACATCCACGTCCACCGGCGCGTAGCCGATGGCGCAGAGCACGCGGCCCCAGTTGGCATCCGACCCGAACATGGCCGCTTTTACCAGGCTGGACCCGACGACCTCTTTGGCCACCACGCGCGCGGTGTGTTCATCCGCAGCGCCTTCCACCACACAGGTCAGCAGTTTGGTCGCGCCCTCGCCGTCGCCCGCCACCATCCGGGCCAGACGGATGAGTACGTTTTCCAGCGCCTGCTCAAACAGAAGGTAATCCGCGTCCTCCTCGGTGATGCGCGCGTTGCCCGCCAGACCGGAGGCCAGAATCGCCAGCGTGTCGTTGGTGGAGGTGTCGCCGTCCACCGTGACCATATTGAAGCTCTTGTCCGCCGCCGCGCGCAGGGCTTTTTGAAGCATGGCCGCGTCGATATCCGCGTCGGTGGTGACGAAGCTGAGCATGGTGGCCATGTTGGGATGGATCATGCCGGAGCCTTTGGCCATGCCGCCGATGCGGCAGGTTTTTCCACCCAGTTTACATTCCACGACCGCCTGTTTGGGGCGGGTGTCGGTCGTCATGATGGCCTCTTCCGCCGCATCCGCGCCGTCCACCGAAAGGTGTGCCGCAAGTGTGCCCACATGGTCGCGGATGGGCTCGATGGGCAGCACCTGCCCGATTACGCCGGTGGAGGCGACCACCACGTCCTCCGGGGCAATGTGCAGCGCGTCCGCCGCAAGACGGCACATTTCCCGCGCTTTCTCTTCGCCGTCGGCGTTGCAGGTGTTGGCGTTGCCGCTGTTGCAGATGATGGCGCGGGCTTTTCCGTCGGCCAGATGGCGCTTCGTTACCAGAATGGGCGCGCCCTTGACCTTGTTCTGCGTGTAGACCGCCGCCGCGTCGCAGGGCTTTTCCGCAAACACCAGCGCGAGGTCTTTTTTGCTCTTGTTTTTGCGGATGCCGCAGTGGACGCCCGCCGCGGTGAAGCCCTTCGGCGCGGTGACGCCGCCGGGAATCTCCTGTATCTCCATGATTCTTCCTCTTTCGTTCTATCATTGACAGCGGGCCGAAGCCGCGCATTGCAAAATTTTCTGATATGGGTTGTGCCCGTTTCAGGCTGTAAGTCTGCGATAGCGTGCAGTTTCCCTGAATATAAAGGCGGGCTATGCCCGCTTCAGGCTGTGGACTTGCGCAATCTCTCAACTTCCCTGAACTTAAAAGTGGGCTGCGCCCACTAGGGCGGTGCGTTCGTCGATACCGAGCATCAGGTTCATGCACTGCACGGCCGCGCCGGACGCACCTTTGCCCAGATTGTCCAGCCGGGAAACGACCAGGATCTCCTCGTCGTGCCCGAATACAAACAGATCGAGCCGGTTGGTGCCGTTGGCGCCGTCCGCCCCGAAATAGCCGCCGTCAAAACCCGACTGGTCATCGAACGGTATCACCCGGATGAACGGCTCCCCCTGATAATATGCCGCATAGAGTTCCCGCACAGCGGCCGCGTCGAGGTCTTTTGCCAACAGTTCACGCCGCAGGGGCAGCAGAACCAGCATACCCTGTCGATAGGGGCCGACCATCGGGGTGAAAAGCGGCGGTTTTTCCAGTGCGTTTATTGCCTGCATTTCGGGCAGGTGTTTGTGGTGCAGGCCCAGCGCGTACAGCCGGGGGCTTTTGAGCGCCGGGTCGTCTTTGCGCGTGTCCTCATATTGCGCGATCATGGCCTTGCCCGCGCCCGAATAGCCGGAAATGGACTGCGCCGTCAGCGGATAATCGGCAGTGAGCACGCCCTCCGCCCGCAGCGGATGCACCGCCGCGTTGAACCCGGTGGCGTGGCAGCCCGGCACGGCCACACGGCTCGCGGTGCGGATTTTGCCCCGCTGGGCTTTGTCCAGCTCCGGGAAACCGTATATCCAGCCGGACGCGGTGCGGTGCGCAGTGGAGGCGTCGATGACGCGCACCGCCGGGTTCTCGATGAGGGCGACCGCTTCCCTCGCCGCCGCGTCGGGCAGGCAGAGGAACACGATCTCCGCTTCGTTCAGGCAGGCTTTGCGCGCGGCGGGGTCGCGGTGCTTTTCCGGGTCGATGACGATCTGCTCAACATCGTCGCGGGCGGCAAGGCGCGCGCCCAGTTCCAGACCGGTGGTGCCGTGCCGGCCGTCTACAAAAATGCGGTGCTTCATTTTTCCGCCCCCTGCAAAAACGCATGCAGCTGTGCAAGCTGGGCCTCCACGGAGGAAAGACCCGGGCCGCCCTGCGATACACGCCCGTTCACGCAGGTGTCCAGCGCGATGGCGTCGAACACGTCGTTTTCAAACAGCGGGCTGTGCGCCTGGAATTCGTCGAGCGTGAGGGCCTCCAGCGTTTTGCCGTGCCCGATGCAATAGGCCACCAGCGTGCCGGTGATCTTGTAGGCGTCGCGGAACGGCATGCCTTTTTTGGTGAGATAATCGGCGCAGTCGGTGGCGTTGATGAAGCCGCCGGACGCCGCGCGCCGCATGTTCGCAGACAGCACCCGCATGGTGGCCAGCATGGGCGCAAAGGTGGACAGGCACAGCTTGACGGTGTCGATGGCGTCGAACACGGCCTCCTTGTCCTCCTGCATGTCTTTGTTGTAGGCCAGCGGCAGGCCTTTCATGGCCGTGAGCAGCGCCATCAGGTCGCCGTATACCCGCCCGGTCTTGCCGCGCACCAGCTCGGCCACGTCGGGGTTTTTTTTCTGCGGCATGATGCTCGAGCCGGTGGCATAGGCGTCGTCCAGTTCCACAAACTTGAATTCCCACGAGCACCAGAGGACGATTTCTTCTGAAAAGCGCGACAGGTGCAGCATAATCAGCGAGAGTGCCGACAGCAGCTCGATGCAGGCATCGCGGTCGGCCACGCCGTCCAGACTGTTGGCGGTGGGGCGGTCGAAGTCCAGCAGCTCCGCCGTGCGCGCGCGGTTGATGGGGTGGGTGGTGCCGGCCAGCGCGCCGCTGCCGAGCGGGCATTCGTTCATGCGCCGGGCACAGTCGGCCAGACGGGAGTCGTCCCGCATGAACATCTGGGCATAGGCCAGCAGATGGTGCCCGAACGTGATGGGTTGGGCGCGCTGCAAATGCGTGTAACCCGGCATCACGGTGCATTTGTTGGCCCGCGCCTGTTTTTCCAGCGCGGAGAGCAGCTCCGTCACCAGTCCGCGCACGGCGGTGATTTCCCTGCGGAGGTAGAGCCGCACATCCAGCGCCACCTGGTCGTTGCGGCTGCGGGCGGTGTGCAGGCGCTTGCCCGCGTCGCCGATGCGCCGGGTCAGCTCGGCCTCGATGAACATATGAATGTCCTCGGCCTCGGGGTCGAACGGCAGCGCGCCGCTTTCGATATCCGCGAGGATGCCGCCCAGTCCCTCGATGATAGAGGCCGTTTCCTCTTTTGTCAGAATGCCCTGCTCGCCCAGCATGGTGGCATGGGCAACGCTGCCCTGTATATCTTCCCGGTACATGCGCGCGTCAAAGGAGATGGAGGAATTGAAGTCGTTGACGCGGCTGTCGGTTTCTTTTGCGAATCGTCCCGCCCAGAGTTTCACGAGATGCGCCCCTTCCTGTTCCTGCGATTATTTTCCGTGCTTTTGGTTGAGCTTGGCCCGCACGGAGAGCGGCAGGCCGAACAGGTTGATGAAGCCGGTCGCGTCGTCCTGATTATAGACATGGTCCTCGCCGAACGTGACGAGGTCTTCGTCGTAAAGCGACCACGGGGAGGTGACGGAGGCGTTGGTGATGTTGCCCTTATAGAGTTTCATCTTCACGTCGCCGGTTACGGTCTTCTGCGTTTCGTCCACAAAGGCGGAAAGCGCTTCGCGCAGCGGGGTATACCACTTGCCGTCGTAAACCAGTTCGGCAAATTTCTGCGCCACCAGCGACTTGTAATGCGCGGTGTCGCGGTCGAGCGTGATGGTCTCCAGCGCTTCGTGCGCGTGGTAGAGGATGGTGCCGCCGGGCGTCTCATACACGCCGCGCGATTTCATGCCCACCAGACGGTTTTCTACGATGTCGAGCAGGCCGATGCCGTTGGCGCCGCCGAGCTTGTTCAGCTTTTCCACCATGGAGACGGCGTCCAACGTTTCGCCGTCCACCGCGGTGGGGATGCCCTGCTCAAAATGCAGGGTCACATAGGTGGGCGCGTCCGGCGCTTTTTCCGGCGAAACGCCCATTTCCAGCATCTCATTGTATTTCGGCTCGTTGGCGGGGTCTTCCAGATCCAGACCCTCGTGGCTGAGGTGCCACAGGTTTTTATCTTTGGAATAGCTCGTCTCGCGCGTGATGCGCAGCGGGATGTGGTGCGCCTCGGCATAGTCGATTTCCTCGTCGCGGGACTTGATGTCCCACTCGCGCCACGGGGCGATGATGGGGATATCCGGTGCGAATGCCTTGACCGTCAGCTCAAAACGCACCTGATCGTTGCCCTTGCCGGTCGCGCCGTGGGCGATGGCGTCGGCTCCCTCTTTGCGGGCAATCTCCACCAGCCGTTTGGCGATGATGGGGCGCGCGAACGACGTGCCGAGCAGGTATTTTTCATATTTCGCGCCCGCTTTGAGCGTGGG
Proteins encoded in this region:
- the argB gene encoding acetylglutamate kinase, whose amino-acid sequence is MGISENETAQVLVHALPYIQQYNNKTIVVKYGGNAMVSGELKDAVMTDLVLLSLVGIRVVLVHGGGPEITDMLKKVGKESRFVGGLRYTDRETMDIVQMVLGGKVNKDLVLSLQHKGGRALGLCGLDGGMIEAERMFADGTDLGQVGQVTNVDVTPINDALEHGYIPVVATMGAGRDGKVYNINADTAAARIAAALGAEKLILLTDIRGLLRDKNDENTLIPVVNVSEVPNLIRQGIISGGMIPKIDCCVEAVRRGVNRAHIIDGRRPHSILVEMFSDGGIGTMFL
- the argJ gene encoding bifunctional glutamate N-acetyltransferase/amino-acid acetyltransferase ArgJ — encoded protein: MEIQEIPGGVTAPKGFTAAGVHCGIRKNKSKKDLALVFAEKPCDAAAVYTQNKVKGAPILVTKRHLADGKARAIICNSGNANTCNADGEEKAREMCRLAADALHIAPEDVVVASTGVIGQVLPIEPIRDHVGTLAAHLSVDGADAAEEAIMTTDTRPKQAVVECKLGGKTCRIGGMAKGSGMIHPNMATMLSFVTTDADIDAAMLQKALRAAADKSFNMVTVDGDTSTNDTLAILASGLAGNARITEEDADYLLFEQALENVLIRLARMVAGDGEGATKLLTCVVEGAADEHTARVVAKEVVGSSLVKAAMFGSDANWGRVLCAIGYAPVDVDVKKVDVSFSSVAGKVDVCRRGAGIDFSEDDASSVLMRNEVVIHIALHMGEATATAWGCDLTYDYVKINGDYRT
- the argC gene encoding N-acetyl-gamma-glutamyl-phosphate reductase; this translates as MKHRIFVDGRHGTTGLELGARLAARDDVEQIVIDPEKHRDPAARKACLNEAEIVFLCLPDAAAREAVALIENPAVRVIDASTAHRTASGWIYGFPELDKAQRGKIRTASRVAVPGCHATGFNAAVHPLRAEGVLTADYPLTAQSISGYSGAGKAMIAQYEDTRKDDPALKSPRLYALGLHHKHLPEMQAINALEKPPLFTPMVGPYRQGMLVLLPLRRELLAKDLDAAAVRELYAAYYQGEPFIRVIPFDDQSGFDGGYFGADGANGTNRLDLFVFGHDEEILVVSRLDNLGKGASGAAVQCMNLMLGIDERTALVGAAHF
- the argH gene encoding argininosuccinate lyase yields the protein MKLWAGRFAKETDSRVNDFNSSISFDARMYREDIQGSVAHATMLGEQGILTKEETASIIEGLGGILADIESGALPFDPEAEDIHMFIEAELTRRIGDAGKRLHTARSRNDQVALDVRLYLRREITAVRGLVTELLSALEKQARANKCTVMPGYTHLQRAQPITFGHHLLAYAQMFMRDDSRLADCARRMNECPLGSGALAGTTHPINRARTAELLDFDRPTANSLDGVADRDACIELLSALSLIMLHLSRFSEEIVLWCSWEFKFVELDDAYATGSSIMPQKKNPDVAELVRGKTGRVYGDLMALLTAMKGLPLAYNKDMQEDKEAVFDAIDTVKLCLSTFAPMLATMRVLSANMRRAASGGFINATDCADYLTKKGMPFRDAYKITGTLVAYCIGHGKTLEALTLDEFQAHSPLFENDVFDAIALDTCVNGRVSQGGPGLSSVEAQLAQLHAFLQGAEK
- a CDS encoding argininosuccinate synthase; the encoded protein is MKKTYKKVVLAYSGGLDTSIIIPWLKENYGCEVIAMSADVGQGEELSGLEEKAKKTGASKLYIEDLRKEFVEDCIWPTLKAGAKYEKYLLGTSFARPIIAKRLVEIARKEGADAIAHGATGKGNDQVRFELTVKAFAPDIPIIAPWREWDIKSRDEEIDYAEAHHIPLRITRETSYSKDKNLWHLSHEGLDLEDPANEPKYNEMLEMGVSPEKAPDAPTYVTLHFEQGIPTAVDGETLDAVSMVEKLNKLGGANGIGLLDIVENRLVGMKSRGVYETPGGTILYHAHEALETITLDRDTAHYKSLVAQKFAELVYDGKWYTPLREALSAFVDETQKTVTGDVKMKLYKGNITNASVTSPWSLYDEDLVTFGEDHVYNQDDATGFINLFGLPLSVRAKLNQKHGK